One genomic region from Rattus norvegicus strain BN/NHsdMcwi chromosome 10, GRCr8, whole genome shotgun sequence encodes:
- the Pgap6 gene encoding post-GPI attachment to proteins factor 6 isoform X2, giving the protein MLLGNTSVNISHPAPGDWFLVAHLPPSSQKIQVKGFVPTCAYIFQPDMLVMRVVEVSILEPDIPLPQTLLSHPSYLKIFVPEYTQELRLELQGCVSSVSPGCPVRLTAGVTTLPRNFQRVLTCTGLAPFCHLLLSSPPWGRWLQVTVESLAEPHVTVGFTAKAAFTACRPWSVTFHHLIQNNPNQTYDTSAVQLSQSAAHWDLGRSGRSSRVDGGPFCLLNYPVLREDTDVVSVHFQPLNGAFVLVHSNMPSVMQLRLDTGMDSGGSFIIVLRANKSEVTNGTSVAACVNVASPFLSFNASLNCTTAFFQGYPMFLSASSHMANLIIPYPETDNWYLSLQLVCPESPEDCEQAAVRVETVLYLVPCLNDCGPYGQCLLLRRYGYLYAGCSCKAGWRGWSCTDNSTAQTAAQQRAAALLLTLSNLMFLAPIAISVHRSFLVEASVYFYTMFFSTFYHACDQPGEAVLCILSYDTLQYCDFLGSGASTWVTILCMARLKTILKQVLLVLGLLVIAMSLQMDRRGIWNLMGPCVFAFVIMAFMWIYRCGHRRQCYPTSWQRWVFYLLPGISMAFVGIAMYTSMMTSDNYYYTHSIWHILLAGSVAFLLPPREEKAGSWACLQKFPCHYQICRNDRDELYTVT; this is encoded by the exons ATGTTACTGGGCAACACCTCAGTCAACATCTCCCACCCAGCCCCTGGGGACTGGTTCCTGGTGGCTcacctccctccctcatcccagAAGATCCAGGTGAAG GGCTTTGTTCCAACCTGTGCCTACATCTTCCAGCCTGATATGCTGGTAATGAGGGTGGTTGAAGTCTCCATCCTAGAGCCCGACATTCCCCTCCCACAGACGCTGCTCTCCCACCCCAGCTACCTCAA GATCTTTGTCCCTGAATACACCCAGGAGCTTCGCTTGGAACTGCAGGGCTGTGTGTCCAGTGTGAGCCCCGGCTGCCCAGTACGTCTCACAGCGGGGGTGACCACCCTGCCTAGAAACTTCCAGAGGGTATTGACTTGCACTGGCCTTGCTCCATTCTGCCATTTGCTGCTGTCCTCTCCGCCCTGGGGCCGGTGGTTACAAGTGACAGTGGAGAGCCTGGCTGAACCTCACGTGACAGTGGGTTTCACTGCTAAAGCTGCCTTTACAG CGTGTAGGCCATGGAGTGTGACCTTCCATCATCTAATACAAAACAACCCAAACCAGACTTACGATACCTCTGCAGTCCAGCTGTCCCAAAGTGCTGCCCACTGGGACCTGGGCAGGAGTGGCCGGAGTAGCAGGGTAGACGGTGGCCCCTTCTGTCTCCTGAACTATCCAGTCCTGAGGGAGGACACAGATGTGGTGTCTGTACACTTCCAGCCCCTGAATGGGGCCTTCGTGCTGGTGCATTCAAACATGCCTTCTGTAATGCAGCTCCGTCTTGATACAGGCATGGACAGCGGGGGCTCCTTCATCATTGTCCTGAGGGCTAACAAG TCAGAGGTCACAAATGGCACCTCGGTAGCAGCTTGTGTGAATGTTGCCTCACCTTTCCTCAGCTTCAACGCTTCACTCAACTGCACCACAG CCTTCTTCCAGGGCTATCCCATGTTTCTGAGTGCCTCATCTCACATGGCCAACCTCATCATCCCCTATCCGGAGACAGACAACTGGTACCTCTCCTTGCAGCTTGTGTGCCCTgagagtcctga GGATTGTGAACAGGCCGCGGTTCGCGTGGAGACCGTCTTGTATCTGGTGCCCTGTTTGAATGACTGTGGGCCCTATGGCCAGTGTCTCCTGCTCCGTAGATACGGCTATCTGTACGCAGGCTGCAGCTGCAAGGCAG GTTGGCGTGGGTGGAGCTGCACGGACAACAGCACAGCCCAGACTGCAgcccagcagagggcagcagcaCTTCTGCTCACGCTTAGCAACCTCATGTTCCTGGCCCCCATTGCTATATCCGTGCACCGCTCCTTCCTGGTTGAGGCCTCTGTCTACTTTTACACTATGTTCTTCTCAACG TTCTACCACGCCTGTGACCAGCCTGGGGAGGCTGTGTTGTGTATCCTCAGCTATGACACGCTGCAGTACTGCGACTTTCTGGGTTCTGGGGCATCCACCTGGGTGACCATTCTTTGCATGGCCCGTCTGAAGACAATCCTGAAACAG GTACTACTTGTCCTCGGCCTACTGGTCATCGCTATGTCCTTGCAGATGGATCGCAGGGGCATCTGGAACCTGATGGGACCTTGTGTCTTTGCCTTTGTGATCATGGCTTTCATGTGG ATATACCGCTGTGGGCACCGACGTCAGTGCTACCCTACCTCGTGGCAGCGCTGGGTCTTCTACCTCCTGCCTGGCATCTCCATGGCTTTTGTGGGCATCGCCATGTACACTTCAATGATGACCAGCGACAACTACTACTACACCCACAGCATTTGGCACATCCTACTGGCTGGCAGTGTggcatttcttctccctccacgAGAAGAAAAGGCTGGGTCCTGGGCCTGTTTGCAGAAGTTCCCCTGTCACTACCAGATCTGCAGGAATGATCGGGATGAGTTGTACACAGTGACATGA
- the Pgap6 gene encoding post-GPI attachment to proteins factor 6 isoform X1, whose protein sequence is MRPSRPPAVRLHSGQEAGLVSEHFSQAPQKLSFYSWYGSTRLFHFRVPPDTVLLRWLLHVSQGGPSCADVEITVHFRYGAPPVINPLGTSFPDDTLTHASFHIKTLLSTMLLGNTSVNISHPAPGDWFLVAHLPPSSQKIQVKGFVPTCAYIFQPDMLVMRVVEVSILEPDIPLPQTLLSHPSYLKIFVPEYTQELRLELQGCVSSVSPGCPVRLTAGVTTLPRNFQRVLTCTGLAPFCHLLLSSPPWGRWLQVTVESLAEPHVTVGFTAKAAFTACRPWSVTFHHLIQNNPNQTYDTSAVQLSQSAAHWDLGRSGRSSRVDGGPFCLLNYPVLREDTDVVSVHFQPLNGAFVLVHSNMPSVMQLRLDTGMDSGGSFIIVLRANKSEVTNGTSVAACVNVASPFLSFNASLNCTTAFFQGYPMFLSASSHMANLIIPYPETDNWYLSLQLVCPESPEDCEQAAVRVETVLYLVPCLNDCGPYGQCLLLRRYGYLYAGCSCKAGWRGWSCTDNSTAQTAAQQRAAALLLTLSNLMFLAPIAISVHRSFLVEASVYFYTMFFSTFYHACDQPGEAVLCILSYDTLQYCDFLGSGASTWVTILCMARLKTILKQVLLVLGLLVIAMSLQMDRRGIWNLMGPCVFAFVIMAFMWIYRCGHRRQCYPTSWQRWVFYLLPGISMAFVGIAMYTSMMTSDNYYYTHSIWHILLAGSVAFLLPPREEKAGSWACLQKFPCHYQICRNDRDELYTVT, encoded by the exons ATGCGACCTTCCCGGCCCCCTGCGGTTCGCCTCCACTCTGGCCAAG AGGCTGGACTGGTGTCTGAGCACTTCTCACAGGCCCCACAGAAGCTGTCCTTCTATAGCTGGTATGGTAGCACCCGGCTTTTCCACTTCCGTGTGCCCCCAGACACCGTGCTGCTTCGATGGCTGCTGCATGTGTCCCAGGGAGGTCCGTCATGCGCCGACGTAGAGATCACAGT GCATTTCCGCTATGGCGCCCCTCCTGTCATCAACCCGCTGGGCACCAGCTTCCCTGACGACACCTTGACCCATGCCTCCTTCCATATCAAGACACTGCTGAGCACCATGTTACTGGGCAACACCTCAGTCAACATCTCCCACCCAGCCCCTGGGGACTGGTTCCTGGTGGCTcacctccctccctcatcccagAAGATCCAGGTGAAG GGCTTTGTTCCAACCTGTGCCTACATCTTCCAGCCTGATATGCTGGTAATGAGGGTGGTTGAAGTCTCCATCCTAGAGCCCGACATTCCCCTCCCACAGACGCTGCTCTCCCACCCCAGCTACCTCAA GATCTTTGTCCCTGAATACACCCAGGAGCTTCGCTTGGAACTGCAGGGCTGTGTGTCCAGTGTGAGCCCCGGCTGCCCAGTACGTCTCACAGCGGGGGTGACCACCCTGCCTAGAAACTTCCAGAGGGTATTGACTTGCACTGGCCTTGCTCCATTCTGCCATTTGCTGCTGTCCTCTCCGCCCTGGGGCCGGTGGTTACAAGTGACAGTGGAGAGCCTGGCTGAACCTCACGTGACAGTGGGTTTCACTGCTAAAGCTGCCTTTACAG CGTGTAGGCCATGGAGTGTGACCTTCCATCATCTAATACAAAACAACCCAAACCAGACTTACGATACCTCTGCAGTCCAGCTGTCCCAAAGTGCTGCCCACTGGGACCTGGGCAGGAGTGGCCGGAGTAGCAGGGTAGACGGTGGCCCCTTCTGTCTCCTGAACTATCCAGTCCTGAGGGAGGACACAGATGTGGTGTCTGTACACTTCCAGCCCCTGAATGGGGCCTTCGTGCTGGTGCATTCAAACATGCCTTCTGTAATGCAGCTCCGTCTTGATACAGGCATGGACAGCGGGGGCTCCTTCATCATTGTCCTGAGGGCTAACAAG TCAGAGGTCACAAATGGCACCTCGGTAGCAGCTTGTGTGAATGTTGCCTCACCTTTCCTCAGCTTCAACGCTTCACTCAACTGCACCACAG CCTTCTTCCAGGGCTATCCCATGTTTCTGAGTGCCTCATCTCACATGGCCAACCTCATCATCCCCTATCCGGAGACAGACAACTGGTACCTCTCCTTGCAGCTTGTGTGCCCTgagagtcctga GGATTGTGAACAGGCCGCGGTTCGCGTGGAGACCGTCTTGTATCTGGTGCCCTGTTTGAATGACTGTGGGCCCTATGGCCAGTGTCTCCTGCTCCGTAGATACGGCTATCTGTACGCAGGCTGCAGCTGCAAGGCAG GTTGGCGTGGGTGGAGCTGCACGGACAACAGCACAGCCCAGACTGCAgcccagcagagggcagcagcaCTTCTGCTCACGCTTAGCAACCTCATGTTCCTGGCCCCCATTGCTATATCCGTGCACCGCTCCTTCCTGGTTGAGGCCTCTGTCTACTTTTACACTATGTTCTTCTCAACG TTCTACCACGCCTGTGACCAGCCTGGGGAGGCTGTGTTGTGTATCCTCAGCTATGACACGCTGCAGTACTGCGACTTTCTGGGTTCTGGGGCATCCACCTGGGTGACCATTCTTTGCATGGCCCGTCTGAAGACAATCCTGAAACAG GTACTACTTGTCCTCGGCCTACTGGTCATCGCTATGTCCTTGCAGATGGATCGCAGGGGCATCTGGAACCTGATGGGACCTTGTGTCTTTGCCTTTGTGATCATGGCTTTCATGTGG ATATACCGCTGTGGGCACCGACGTCAGTGCTACCCTACCTCGTGGCAGCGCTGGGTCTTCTACCTCCTGCCTGGCATCTCCATGGCTTTTGTGGGCATCGCCATGTACACTTCAATGATGACCAGCGACAACTACTACTACACCCACAGCATTTGGCACATCCTACTGGCTGGCAGTGTggcatttcttctccctccacgAGAAGAAAAGGCTGGGTCCTGGGCCTGTTTGCAGAAGTTCCCCTGTCACTACCAGATCTGCAGGAATGATCGGGATGAGTTGTACACAGTGACATGA
- the Pgap6 gene encoding post-GPI attachment to proteins factor 6 precursor encodes MGRVGAGSTARVAAAGSLLLLLLLLARPPPAAARNIKESEAGLVSEHFSQAPQKLSFYSWYGSTRLFHFRVPPDTVLLRWLLHVSQGGPSCADVEITVHFRYGAPPVINPLGTSFPDDTLTHASFHIKTLLSTMLLGNTSVNISHPAPGDWFLVAHLPPSSQKIQVKGFVPTCAYIFQPDMLVMRVVEVSILEPDIPLPQTLLSHPSYLKIFVPEYTQELRLELQGCVSSVSPGCPVRLTAGVTTLPRNFQRVLTCTGLAPFCHLLLSSPPWGRWLQVTVESLAEPHVTVGFTAKAAFTACRPWSVTFHHLIQNNPNQTYDTSAVQLSQSAAHWDLGRSGRSSRVDGGPFCLLNYPVLREDTDVVSVHFQPLNGAFVLVHSNMPSVMQLRLDTGMDSGGSFIIVLRANKSEVTNGTSVAACVNVASPFLSFNASLNCTTAFFQGYPMFLSASSHMANLIIPYPETDNWYLSLQLVCPESPEDCEQAAVRVETVLYLVPCLNDCGPYGQCLLLRRYGYLYAGCSCKAGWRGWSCTDNSTAQTAAQQRAAALLLTLSNLMFLAPIAISVHRSFLVEASVYFYTMFFSTFYHACDQPGEAVLCILSYDTLQYCDFLGSGASTWVTILCMARLKTILKQVLLVLGLLVIAMSLQMDRRGIWNLMGPCVFAFVIMAFMWIYRCGHRRQCYPTSWQRWVFYLLPGISMAFVGIAMYTSMMTSDNYYYTHSIWHILLAGSVAFLLPPREEKAGSWACLQKFPCHYQICRNDRDELYTVT; translated from the exons ATGGGCCGGGTTGGGGCCGGGAGCACAGCGCGGGTGGCAGCAGCCGGGtcactgctgctactgctgctgctcctgGCTCGGCCTCCGCCTGCCGCCGCCCGCAACATCAAGGAGAGCG AGGCTGGACTGGTGTCTGAGCACTTCTCACAGGCCCCACAGAAGCTGTCCTTCTATAGCTGGTATGGTAGCACCCGGCTTTTCCACTTCCGTGTGCCCCCAGACACCGTGCTGCTTCGATGGCTGCTGCATGTGTCCCAGGGAGGTCCGTCATGCGCCGACGTAGAGATCACAGT GCATTTCCGCTATGGCGCCCCTCCTGTCATCAACCCGCTGGGCACCAGCTTCCCTGACGACACCTTGACCCATGCCTCCTTCCATATCAAGACACTGCTGAGCACCATGTTACTGGGCAACACCTCAGTCAACATCTCCCACCCAGCCCCTGGGGACTGGTTCCTGGTGGCTcacctccctccctcatcccagAAGATCCAGGTGAAG GGCTTTGTTCCAACCTGTGCCTACATCTTCCAGCCTGATATGCTGGTAATGAGGGTGGTTGAAGTCTCCATCCTAGAGCCCGACATTCCCCTCCCACAGACGCTGCTCTCCCACCCCAGCTACCTCAA GATCTTTGTCCCTGAATACACCCAGGAGCTTCGCTTGGAACTGCAGGGCTGTGTGTCCAGTGTGAGCCCCGGCTGCCCAGTACGTCTCACAGCGGGGGTGACCACCCTGCCTAGAAACTTCCAGAGGGTATTGACTTGCACTGGCCTTGCTCCATTCTGCCATTTGCTGCTGTCCTCTCCGCCCTGGGGCCGGTGGTTACAAGTGACAGTGGAGAGCCTGGCTGAACCTCACGTGACAGTGGGTTTCACTGCTAAAGCTGCCTTTACAG CGTGTAGGCCATGGAGTGTGACCTTCCATCATCTAATACAAAACAACCCAAACCAGACTTACGATACCTCTGCAGTCCAGCTGTCCCAAAGTGCTGCCCACTGGGACCTGGGCAGGAGTGGCCGGAGTAGCAGGGTAGACGGTGGCCCCTTCTGTCTCCTGAACTATCCAGTCCTGAGGGAGGACACAGATGTGGTGTCTGTACACTTCCAGCCCCTGAATGGGGCCTTCGTGCTGGTGCATTCAAACATGCCTTCTGTAATGCAGCTCCGTCTTGATACAGGCATGGACAGCGGGGGCTCCTTCATCATTGTCCTGAGGGCTAACAAG TCAGAGGTCACAAATGGCACCTCGGTAGCAGCTTGTGTGAATGTTGCCTCACCTTTCCTCAGCTTCAACGCTTCACTCAACTGCACCACAG CCTTCTTCCAGGGCTATCCCATGTTTCTGAGTGCCTCATCTCACATGGCCAACCTCATCATCCCCTATCCGGAGACAGACAACTGGTACCTCTCCTTGCAGCTTGTGTGCCCTgagagtcctga GGATTGTGAACAGGCCGCGGTTCGCGTGGAGACCGTCTTGTATCTGGTGCCCTGTTTGAATGACTGTGGGCCCTATGGCCAGTGTCTCCTGCTCCGTAGATACGGCTATCTGTACGCAGGCTGCAGCTGCAAGGCAG GTTGGCGTGGGTGGAGCTGCACGGACAACAGCACAGCCCAGACTGCAgcccagcagagggcagcagcaCTTCTGCTCACGCTTAGCAACCTCATGTTCCTGGCCCCCATTGCTATATCCGTGCACCGCTCCTTCCTGGTTGAGGCCTCTGTCTACTTTTACACTATGTTCTTCTCAACG TTCTACCACGCCTGTGACCAGCCTGGGGAGGCTGTGTTGTGTATCCTCAGCTATGACACGCTGCAGTACTGCGACTTTCTGGGTTCTGGGGCATCCACCTGGGTGACCATTCTTTGCATGGCCCGTCTGAAGACAATCCTGAAACAG GTACTACTTGTCCTCGGCCTACTGGTCATCGCTATGTCCTTGCAGATGGATCGCAGGGGCATCTGGAACCTGATGGGACCTTGTGTCTTTGCCTTTGTGATCATGGCTTTCATGTGG ATATACCGCTGTGGGCACCGACGTCAGTGCTACCCTACCTCGTGGCAGCGCTGGGTCTTCTACCTCCTGCCTGGCATCTCCATGGCTTTTGTGGGCATCGCCATGTACACTTCAATGATGACCAGCGACAACTACTACTACACCCACAGCATTTGGCACATCCTACTGGCTGGCAGTGTggcatttcttctccctccacgAGAAGAAAAGGCTGGGTCCTGGGCCTGTTTGCAGAAGTTCCCCTGTCACTACCAGATCTGCAGGAATGATCGGGATGAGTTGTACACAGTGACATGA